Proteins from a genomic interval of Oreochromis aureus strain Israel breed Guangdong linkage group 6, ZZ_aureus, whole genome shotgun sequence:
- the LOC120440487 gene encoding uncharacterized protein LOC120440487 gives MALMKLINNRPETPYFRPPPIHIRVLKCCEQLKVITWDVQDGGVKPLSTKKNKVAAITDGKSVVKITLFEEFSPKVQQNMSYMMRGHELRGQAPPYLINVTARMQFFKAPTLPVSDALFTKAEELLEPPSPATQLKMSPTSGGLMTVEGEVVECSVVRTVLSGKQVAPLRTLHLKQDGHTMTVSLWREASIVDVHVGDQIKISHVKVHRSAYGVQLQSTSYTKIETKENESTEITIVGVATVEESLQSTQVQVLLETGETLFIKGEMWKPYEEEFENSTITVAVKIKGKQIVDIKKNPE, from the exons ATGGCCTTAATGAAATTAATCAATAACCGGCCTGAGACGCCATACTTCCGGCCCCCACCCATTCACATCCGGGTGTTAAAATGTTGTGAACAGCTAAAg GTGATCACCTGGGATGTCCAGGATGGAGGGGTCAAACCactttcaacaaaaaaaaataaagttgcagCAATCACTGATGGAAAATCAGTGGTAAAGATAACTTTATTTGAAGAGTTCTCCCCCAAAGTACAACAGAACATGTCCTACATGATGAGGGGACACGAGCTAAGGGGGCAAGCTCCCCCTTATCTCATCAACGTCACGGCAAGGATGCAGTTTTTTAAAGCTCCTACCCTACCTGTCTCAGACGCCCTCTTTACAAAGGCGGAGGAGCTTCTGGAGCCACCTTCCCCTGCAACGCAACTAAAGATGAGCCCAACATCTGGAGGGCTCATGACAGTGGAAGGGGAGGTTGTGGAG TGTTCGGTAGTGAGGACAGTTTTGTCAGGGAAACAAGTGGCGCCGTTAAGAACGCTGCACCTAAAGCAG GATGGGCACACCATGACGGTCTCCTTGTGGAGGGAGGCGTCAATTGTTGATGTTCACGTGGGAGATCAAATAAAGATCTCCCACGTCAAAGTGCACCGCTCTGCGTATGGAGTACAGCTCCAGTCGACTTCCTACACAAAGATTGAG ACAAAGGAAAATGAAAGTACAGAAATAACAATAGTTGGGGTGGCCACTGTAGAGGAGTCACTGCAGTCCACCCAAGTACAAGTTCTCCTTGAAACTGGAGAAACCCTCTTCATCAAGGGGGAAATGTGGAAGCCCTACGAGGAGGAGTTTGAGAATTCCACAATCACCGTTGCTGTAAAaatcaaaggaaaacaaatagtagacataaaaaaaaacccagaataa